One part of the Dysidea avara chromosome 10, odDysAvar1.4, whole genome shotgun sequence genome encodes these proteins:
- the LOC136268985 gene encoding uncharacterized protein, whose product MGCCCATLSKAPAEVTGTYETAVPYYVGKCLPSDEVIVDQWLQKQIEEVERKTPPDPLDQVVQRFKDAIESSAELSMFFGQMFAEVPTNYHKKTPTSRGLVKDYHHMLQIINHVLTKPPEFRDNTTTLTYPITAILTKPMKTIDGYVAFLNPKVNYHMKSILNKWGDFLKSPNSCSVLNTDGWFSAKAIEKMGGNFEDDFICDPSKPHYGFVSWDDFFTRKLQPNARPIAYPDDRRVIVNACESMPFRIEKQVTKHGKFWIKGQPYNLKFMLADDTLAEKFVGGTVYQGLLMLYNYHRWHSPVDGKIVKAFVADGTYYSYPLGNGNEDYNNLPVSDYVQGYLTEVAARAIIFIEADNPYIGLMCFIAVGMLEVSSCEITVKEGQSVKKGQQTGTFHFGGSSHCLIFRPGVELEFDFHGEEPGFNTNSIKINSRIATVPK is encoded by the coding sequence ATGGGATGCTGTTGTGCCACCCTCAGTAAAGCACCTGCAGAGGTTACAGGCACATATGAAACAGCAGTACCGTACTATGTAGGGAAGTGCTTACCTTCTGATGAAGTCATTGTGGATCAGTGGTTACAAAAACAGATTGAAGAAGTTGAAAGGAAGACACCGCCTGACCCATTGGACCAGGTTGTTCAAAGATTCAAAGATGCCATTGAGAGTAGTGCTGAGCTATCAATGTTCTTCGGTCAAATGTTTGCTGAGGTTCCAACAAACTACCACAAGAAGACTCCAACTTCTCGAGGACTGGTCAAAGATTATCATCATATGCTTCAAATTATTAACCACGTGTTAACAAAACCTCCAGAATTTAGGGATAATACTACCACATTGACTTATCCCATCACTGCAATACTTACTAAGCCAATGAAAACAATTGATGGGTATGTTGCCTTTTTAAACCCTAAAGTCAATTATCATATGAAAAGCATCTTAAATAAGTGGGGAGACTTTCTAAAATCACCAAATTCTTGTAGTGTTCTGAATACTGATGGATGGTTCAGTGCAAAAGCCATAGAAAAAATGGGAGGAAACTTTGAAGATGATTTTATCTGTGATCCCAGTAAACCACACTATGGATTTGTCTCATGGGATGATTTCTTTACCAGAAAATTGCAACCTAATGCTCGTCCTATTGCTTATCCAGATGATAGAAGAGTCATTGTTAATGCATGTGAATCAATGCCATTTAGAATTGAAAAACAAGTTACAAAGCATGGCAAATTTTGGATAAAAGGCCAACCTTATAATTTAAAATTCATGTTAGCTGATGACACACTTGCAGAAAAATTTGTTGGGGGAACCGTGTACCAAGGTCTTCTGATGCTCTACAATTATCACCGATGGCATAGCCCTGTAGATGGTAAAATTGTAAAAGCATTTGTTGCAGATGGCACTTACTATTCTTATCCACTGGGTAATGGCAATGAAGACTATAATAACCTTCCAGTTTCTGATTATGTTCAAGGCTATCTCACAGAAGTAGCAGCGAGAGCTATAATTTTTATTGAGGCTGACAATCCGTATATTGGCTTGATGTGTTTTATAGCTGTTGGCATGTTAGAAGTATCTTCTTGTGAGATAACAGTCAAAGAAGGACAGAGTGTGAAGAAAGGTCAACAGACAGGGACATTTCACTTTGGTGGCTCTTCACATTGCCTGATTTTCCGACCTGGAGTGGAACTTGAATTTGACTTCCACGGTGAGGAACCAGGCTTTAATACAAACAGCATTAAGATTAACTCCAGGATTGCTACTGTACCAAAGTAA